From a region of the Gammaproteobacteria bacterium genome:
- a CDS encoding chloride channel protein codes for MSPHPKSGVPTPRRKRPALGDYTTANWRLVVLSLMAVPIGGAGAGIAWILVRLIGFITNISFYHTVSFAFNFPSHETVGWMAFIPPIVGGLLIGLMARYGSEKIRGHGIPEAIEAILLNRSVIEPKVAVIKPVASAIAIGTGGPFGAEGPIIMTGGAFGSLFAQLFKLSAMERKTLMIAGASAGMAGIFATPVAATLIAVELLLFEWRPRSFIPVAIAAAAATIVREPLLGAGPLFAYHSALMPLAGLFICIPVGITAGLLSGLLTWLTYRFEDGFGKLPVHWMWWPAIGGVLIGIAAMIEPRALGVGYDVIRDLLAGNLVFSVVLALLIVKSLLWASTLGSGTSGGVLAPLLIMGGAMGALEARIIPVGEPTLWALVGMTAVLGGTMRSPFTCIVFALELTHDMNAVLPLTIATFVAAGCTVLMLKRSVLTEKISRRGHHVTREYSTDPFETMFVEDHMTRDVRTLAGNMTVGDAVKFFDEHMQLPPHADERDPESYKHGLPVVDDRLKLLGMLLRTDVGKLRSGNYLPTVRIADVTPKARATGYPDEPLSRVADRMAESDMDCVPIVDPQSGTLISLVTRHDVLRARAMALGEEHIRERIIDLHVHLPHWLRNLAPAHADAGKALHSDVRTVGQKPDAGTKRDASKRD; via the coding sequence ATGAGCCCGCATCCCAAATCTGGGGTTCCAACACCGCGTCGCAAGCGCCCGGCCCTGGGCGACTACACGACGGCGAACTGGCGGCTGGTGGTGCTGTCGCTCATGGCGGTGCCGATCGGCGGGGCCGGCGCGGGTATCGCCTGGATACTCGTGCGGCTGATCGGCTTCATTACCAACATTTCCTTTTATCACACGGTTTCCTTTGCCTTCAATTTCCCATCGCATGAGACGGTCGGCTGGATGGCGTTCATTCCGCCCATCGTCGGTGGCTTGTTGATCGGGCTGATGGCGCGTTACGGCTCGGAGAAAATCCGCGGCCACGGCATCCCCGAGGCTATCGAGGCGATTCTCCTGAACCGTAGTGTCATCGAGCCGAAGGTGGCGGTAATCAAACCTGTTGCTTCTGCGATCGCGATCGGTACCGGCGGACCGTTCGGTGCGGAGGGCCCGATCATCATGACCGGCGGCGCGTTCGGCTCGCTGTTTGCGCAACTGTTCAAGCTCTCCGCCATGGAGCGCAAGACGCTGATGATCGCCGGCGCTTCGGCGGGCATGGCCGGGATTTTCGCGACGCCGGTGGCCGCGACGCTGATTGCCGTTGAACTGCTGTTGTTCGAATGGCGGCCGCGCAGTTTCATCCCGGTCGCGATAGCCGCCGCCGCCGCCACCATCGTGCGCGAGCCGCTGCTTGGAGCGGGCCCGCTGTTCGCCTATCACTCGGCGCTCATGCCGCTCGCGGGATTGTTCATCTGCATCCCGGTCGGAATTACCGCCGGACTGCTGTCCGGCTTGCTCACCTGGCTCACTTACCGCTTCGAGGATGGCTTCGGAAAACTGCCGGTGCACTGGATGTGGTGGCCGGCGATTGGCGGCGTGCTCATCGGCATCGCCGCGATGATCGAACCGCGGGCGTTGGGCGTCGGCTACGATGTGATCCGCGATCTGCTCGCGGGCAATCTGGTGTTTTCCGTGGTGCTGGCGCTGTTGATCGTGAAATCGCTGCTCTGGGCTTCGACGCTCGGCTCCGGCACTTCGGGCGGCGTGCTCGCGCCGCTGCTCATCATGGGCGGCGCCATGGGCGCGCTCGAGGCGCGCATCATTCCGGTCGGTGAACCGACACTGTGGGCGCTGGTGGGCATGACCGCGGTGCTCGGCGGCACCATGCGCTCGCCGTTCACCTGCATCGTGTTTGCGCTCGAGTTGACGCACGACATGAACGCGGTACTGCCACTGACCATCGCCACCTTCGTGGCAGCGGGTTGCACGGTGCTGATGCTCAAGCGTTCGGTGCTCACCGAAAAGATTTCCCGGCGTGGGCATCACGTGACCCGCGAGTATTCAACCGATCCGTTCGAGACCATGTTCGTCGAGGACCACATGACGCGCGACGTGCGCACGCTCGCCGGCAACATGACGGTGGGCGATGCCGTGAAATTCTTCGACGAGCACATGCAGTTGCCGCCGCACGCGGATGAACGCGATCCGGAGAGCTACAAGCACGGCTTGCCGGTCGTGGATGACCGGCTCAAGCTGCTGGGCATGCTGTTGCGCACGGACGTCGGCAAGCTGCGCAGCGGCAACTATCTGCCCACGGTTCGCATTGCCGATGTGACCCCCAAGGCGCGTGCCACTGGTTATCCGGACGAGCCGCTCAGCCGGGTGGCAGACCGCATGGCCGAATCCGACATGGATTGCGTGCCGATCGTTGATCCGCAGTCCGGCACTCTGATTAGCCTGGTGACGCGCCATGACGTGCTGCGCGCGCGCGCCATGGCCTTGGGTGAAGAGCACATACGTGAGCGCATCATTGATCTGCACGTGCATCTGCCACATTGGCTGCGCAACCTCGCACCGGCACACGCCGACGCGGGGAAGGCGCTCCACTCCGACGTCAGGACCGTGGGACAAAAGCCGGACGCCGGCACCAAGCGCGACGCCTCCAAACGCGATTGA
- a CDS encoding FAD-binding oxidoreductase: MPHERFNFVLQSTRMVTPRVRQFNFRREDGVPFRWAAGQFVTLHMPFTDKELRRSYSIAASPEHSGDVELAITYVDGGRGTGLLFAMEPGARVQATGPFGKFQLREDSLQRDLLVATGTGIAPFRAMLPQLRKRLNGGGHEAVLLMGVRGPDELLYGEDMLQLARENPRFQFITSYSRRLSEPAVAHERKGYVQDHLMELNPDPARDIVYLCGNPGMIDDAVAKLKAVGFQTHNLRREKFVSSN, translated from the coding sequence ATGCCCCACGAGCGATTCAATTTCGTTTTGCAGTCCACCCGCATGGTGACGCCGCGCGTGCGCCAGTTCAATTTCCGGCGTGAGGACGGTGTGCCGTTTCGCTGGGCGGCGGGGCAGTTCGTTACCCTGCACATGCCCTTCACAGACAAGGAGTTGCGCCGCAGCTACAGCATTGCCGCCAGCCCGGAGCATTCGGGGGACGTGGAACTCGCAATCACCTACGTGGACGGCGGCCGCGGCACCGGTTTGCTGTTTGCCATGGAGCCGGGCGCGCGCGTGCAGGCGACCGGTCCGTTCGGCAAGTTCCAGTTGCGCGAGGACTCACTGCAGCGCGATCTGCTGGTGGCCACGGGCACCGGCATTGCGCCGTTCCGTGCCATGCTGCCGCAACTGCGCAAACGCCTGAACGGCGGCGGCCACGAGGCGGTGCTGTTGATGGGCGTGCGCGGACCCGACGAACTCCTGTACGGCGAGGACATGCTGCAACTGGCGCGCGAGAATCCGCGCTTCCAGTTCATCACCAGCTACAGCCGGCGGCTCTCGGAACCCGCGGTGGCACACGAACGCAAGGGCTACGTGCAGGACCACTTGATGGAGCTGAATCCCGATCCGGCGCGCGACATCGTGTACCTGTGCGGCAATCCCGGCATGATTGACGACGCGGTAGCCAAGCTCAAGGCCGTGGGTTTTCAGACTCACAACCTGCGCCGCGAGAAGTTCGTGTCTTCGAACTGA
- a CDS encoding N-formylglutamate amidohydrolase, with translation MSVPAEPYEIRVPAVQETPLLVSIPHTGTYVPPGIEAQFASAYIRGLPMTDWHLHHLYDYLPDLGATTIYATYSRFVADLNRAPDDAPLYPGRFETGFVALKTFWGEEIYRTMPDAREIERRRQLVHAPYHRKLRELLQMKIRKFGRAVLIDVHSVASRANLLHGPLTDDIFLGDRDGRSNSGWLTEVAEAAFRAQGFRVARNRPYKGGYITDHYGKQDTVEALQIEMCERVYMDEQDPAGALMYRGFVPAKKQIQSVLQAVSDETVRRSSGWRHATDS, from the coding sequence ATGAGCGTTCCGGCGGAACCGTACGAAATACGCGTGCCCGCGGTGCAGGAAACGCCGCTGCTGGTGAGCATTCCGCACACCGGCACTTATGTGCCGCCCGGCATTGAAGCGCAGTTTGCGTCCGCCTACATTCGCGGCTTGCCGATGACCGACTGGCATCTGCATCATCTGTACGATTATCTTCCGGACCTTGGCGCCACCACGATTTACGCTACCTACAGCCGCTTTGTTGCGGATCTCAACCGTGCGCCCGACGATGCGCCGCTCTATCCCGGCCGTTTCGAGACCGGCTTTGTTGCGCTCAAGACTTTCTGGGGCGAGGAAATTTACCGCACAATGCCCGACGCGCGGGAAATCGAGCGCCGGCGCCAACTGGTGCATGCGCCCTATCACAGGAAGCTGCGGGAACTCCTGCAGATGAAAATCCGGAAATTCGGCCGTGCCGTGCTCATCGATGTCCACAGCGTGGCTTCGCGGGCCAATTTGTTGCACGGCCCTCTGACCGACGATATCTTCCTCGGTGACCGCGACGGGCGCAGCAATTCCGGCTGGCTCACGGAGGTCGCCGAGGCTGCGTTTCGCGCGCAGGGATTCCGCGTGGCACGCAACCGCCCCTACAAGGGCGGCTACATCACCGACCACTACGGCAAGCAGGACACGGTCGAGGCGCTGCAGATCGAGATGTGCGAACGCGTGTACATGGACGAACAGGATCCGGCTGGCGCGTTGATGTATCGGGGATTCGTACCTGCCAAGAAGCAGATCCAGAGCGTGCTTCAGGCGGTGAGTGACGAAACCGTCAGGCGCTCGTCCGGCTGGAGGCACGCTACCGACAGTTAG
- the hutF gene encoding formimidoylglutamate deiminase yields MPTRLSFKYLLTPDGLRADQTLVVGSDGIIAAIESSGQGSHGFFALPGMPNAHSHAFQRALSGFGEQARGQDSFWSWREAMYRLAGRITPQDLLVIARQAFREMLRAGFTSVAEFHYLHQLPGGRFGLEMAQAVIEAARTAGIHLVLLPVFYQLGGFNTPPAERQRRFVHASIEDYCRLLQELRGVPLGIAPHSLRAVPPLTLAQLLVQADAAIGARRPIHIHISEQRREVEECQAAFGRTPIELLAHTVQLDARWNLVHATHASAAERALIVQRDATVVLCPLTEAGLGDGLFEAEEYVRAGGRFAIGSDSNGRIDAVEELRLLEYGQRLRREQRARLANADGLGAVLWQQTCRGGARALGEPLGELVPGKRADIVVLDEYTAPWLGHGPDSLLDALIVGGSRADLAAVYVGGKRVADHGAIAGEEAGTREFAATVARLNQA; encoded by the coding sequence ATGCCTACGCGGTTGAGTTTCAAATACCTGCTGACCCCCGACGGTTTGCGTGCCGACCAAACCCTGGTTGTGGGCAGCGACGGAATAATCGCAGCCATAGAATCCAGCGGGCAGGGGAGCCACGGTTTTTTCGCGCTTCCCGGCATGCCCAACGCCCACAGTCATGCTTTCCAGCGCGCGCTCTCGGGTTTTGGCGAGCAGGCGCGGGGGCAGGATTCGTTCTGGAGCTGGCGTGAGGCCATGTACCGTCTGGCCGGGCGCATTACGCCCCAGGACCTGCTGGTGATCGCGCGCCAGGCGTTCCGCGAAATGCTGCGCGCCGGGTTCACCAGCGTCGCCGAATTTCACTATCTGCATCAGCTGCCTGGAGGCCGATTCGGCCTGGAGATGGCACAGGCGGTGATCGAAGCGGCGCGCACGGCGGGTATTCATCTGGTGTTGTTGCCGGTGTTTTACCAACTGGGCGGATTCAACACGCCGCCGGCCGAGCGCCAGCGGCGTTTCGTGCACGCCAGTATAGAGGACTATTGCCGGCTGTTGCAGGAGTTGCGTGGTGTGCCGCTCGGCATCGCGCCGCATTCTCTGCGCGCGGTGCCGCCGCTCACATTGGCACAGTTGCTGGTGCAGGCCGATGCCGCAATCGGCGCTCGCCGACCCATACACATCCATATCAGCGAACAGCGGCGGGAGGTTGAGGAGTGTCAGGCGGCATTCGGCCGCACGCCGATTGAACTGCTGGCGCACACGGTGCAACTCGATGCGCGCTGGAACTTGGTGCATGCCACGCACGCCAGTGCGGCCGAGCGCGCGCTCATCGTGCAGCGCGACGCCACCGTAGTGCTGTGCCCGCTCACCGAAGCCGGTTTGGGCGATGGCCTGTTCGAAGCGGAGGAATACGTGCGCGCCGGCGGGCGATTCGCCATCGGTTCCGACAGCAACGGCCGCATTGATGCGGTAGAAGAACTGCGGCTGCTGGAATACGGCCAGCGTCTGCGCCGCGAACAGCGTGCGCGCCTTGCAAATGCGGACGGTCTCGGCGCGGTGCTGTGGCAACAGACCTGCCGCGGTGGCGCGCGTGCGCTCGGTGAACCGCTCGGCGAACTCGTGCCCGGCAAGCGCGCCGATATCGTGGTGCTCGACGAGTACACGGCGCCCTGGCTCGGCCACGGACCGGACTCGTTACTCGATGCATTGATTGTGGGTGGCAGCCGGGCGGACCTCGCTGCGGTGTACGTGGGCGGGAAACGCGTTGCGGATCACGGCGCAATTGCGGGTGAAGAGGCCGGGACGCGCGAGTTTGCCGCCACCGTGGCACGGCTCAATCAGGCATGA
- the hutI gene encoding imidazolonepropionase has translation MYDLLVKNARIYPMESDAAVSPARTLAVSDSRIVALDVPDDAAAKEVFDADDRVVLPGFVDCHTHALYAGNRVAEHTYKLRGASYAEITGAGGGIQTTVRAVRTADEAQLVKETLPRLQALAAEGVTTVEIKSGYGLSTEQELKMLHAIQRLRLHLNMDIAATFLGAHAIPPEKSREEYFQEVLDVMLPAVAKQKLAESVDIFAESFAFTTEEVRQLFTAASGLGLHCRIHSDQLSHMGATEAAATLGALSCDHLEHASETDVQAMARAGSVAVLLPGAFYFLRETRKPPVELLRRHRVPIAVSTDLNPGTSPIASLLTVMHMAALLYGLTPDEILLGVTRHAARALGREQRVGSLAPGRHADFTVWDIPSPEFLLYQLGGLKPAAVFYKGKQT, from the coding sequence GTGTACGACCTGTTGGTCAAAAACGCACGCATCTACCCCATGGAATCGGACGCCGCGGTATCGCCCGCCCGCACTCTGGCGGTAAGCGACAGTCGCATCGTGGCACTCGACGTGCCCGATGATGCTGCAGCTAAGGAAGTCTTTGATGCCGATGACCGCGTCGTATTGCCAGGTTTTGTGGACTGCCACACACATGCACTGTATGCCGGCAACCGGGTCGCGGAACACACGTACAAATTACGCGGTGCCAGTTATGCGGAGATCACCGGCGCCGGCGGAGGCATTCAGACCACGGTGCGCGCCGTGCGTACCGCCGACGAAGCCCAACTGGTAAAGGAAACCCTGCCGCGCCTGCAGGCACTGGCGGCCGAAGGTGTGACCACGGTCGAAATCAAGAGCGGCTACGGTCTCAGCACCGAACAGGAACTCAAGATGCTGCACGCCATCCAGCGGCTGCGCCTGCATCTCAACATGGACATCGCGGCCACGTTTCTGGGCGCGCATGCGATTCCGCCGGAAAAATCCCGTGAGGAATATTTCCAGGAGGTCCTCGATGTCATGCTGCCGGCCGTGGCCAAGCAAAAACTCGCGGAGAGCGTGGACATCTTCGCGGAATCGTTCGCGTTCACAACCGAGGAGGTGCGTCAACTGTTCACGGCAGCCTCCGGGCTCGGCCTGCATTGCCGCATCCACAGCGACCAGCTCAGTCATATGGGTGCGACCGAAGCCGCGGCCACGCTCGGCGCCCTCTCCTGCGATCATCTGGAACACGCCAGCGAAACAGACGTACAAGCCATGGCGCGCGCGGGCAGCGTGGCGGTATTGCTGCCGGGCGCGTTCTATTTCCTGCGCGAAACCCGCAAACCGCCGGTCGAACTCTTGCGCCGTCACCGGGTGCCAATAGCCGTGTCCACGGATCTCAATCCGGGCACCTCGCCGATCGCGAGCCTGCTCACGGTCATGCACATGGCGGCATTGTTGTACGGCCTCACGCCCGACGAGATCCTGCTGGGCGTGACGCGGCATGCGGCGCGCGCGCTGGGACGCGAACAGCGGGTCGGCAGCCTCGCGCCTGGACGCCACGCGGATTTCACCGTCTGGGACATCCCGTCGCCTGAATTCCTCCTGTATCAGCTCGGCGGCCTGAAACCGGCCGCGGTGTTTTACAAGGGCAAGCAAACATGA
- the hutH gene encoding histidine ammonia-lyase produces the protein MSDLALTGHDLTLKDLAEFEVHRPRVTLARTARGRMQASVEVVREVVRTGRVCYGINTGFGALARQHISHDQLVQLQYNLVRSHACGVGEPLAPVVTRRILLLKANSLAIGNSGIRPEVVEALLAFLNRDVLPVIPAKGSVGASGDLAPLAHLALALIGEGEAEHGGKRLEGKAVLDAAHVPQIQLQAKEGLALLNGTQMSAALAIEGLLQTRNALLSAIVIGALTLEGLAGSYSPFDARIHAVRNLPGQIKVAEWFRSLLTGSGIWRSHQDCDRVQDPYAVRCMPQVFGAVCDTLAHAAGVLARECNSVSDNPLIFGEDVLSGGNFHAEPLAFVADFLAIAATELGTMSERRTDLMLRKINPRLEMFLARTPGVESGFMLAHVTAAALASENKTLAHPASVDTIPTSAGQEDHVSMAPWAGIKLLQILENLHHILAIEALAAGAAIEAQRPLHSTPQLEKALVHIRGVAAAHTGDRRLDKDINQLAAQLSRGLLTGCLPPDANQSLLV, from the coding sequence ATGAGCGATTTGGCGTTGACCGGACATGATTTGACGCTCAAGGACTTGGCGGAATTCGAAGTACACCGCCCGCGCGTGACACTTGCCAGGACGGCGCGCGGCCGCATGCAGGCGAGTGTGGAAGTCGTGCGTGAAGTCGTGCGCACCGGGCGGGTGTGTTACGGCATCAATACCGGCTTCGGCGCGCTTGCACGCCAGCATATTTCCCATGACCAGCTCGTGCAGCTGCAATACAACCTGGTGCGCAGCCACGCCTGCGGCGTGGGCGAACCATTGGCACCCGTCGTCACGCGCCGCATATTGCTGCTCAAGGCCAACAGCTTGGCCATCGGCAACTCCGGCATCCGTCCGGAAGTCGTGGAGGCGCTGCTGGCGTTCCTGAATCGCGACGTACTGCCGGTAATTCCCGCAAAGGGTTCGGTAGGGGCCTCCGGGGATCTCGCGCCGCTCGCGCATCTGGCGCTGGCCCTGATCGGCGAGGGCGAGGCCGAGCACGGAGGCAAGCGGCTTGAGGGAAAGGCGGTGCTCGATGCCGCGCATGTGCCGCAGATACAGCTCCAGGCCAAGGAAGGCTTGGCGTTGCTGAACGGCACGCAGATGAGCGCAGCCTTGGCCATCGAGGGTCTGCTGCAGACACGCAACGCCCTGCTTTCCGCCATAGTGATCGGCGCGCTGACGCTCGAAGGACTGGCCGGCAGTTACAGCCCGTTCGACGCCCGCATCCACGCGGTTCGCAATCTGCCCGGCCAGATCAAGGTGGCCGAGTGGTTCCGCAGCCTGCTGACCGGCAGCGGGATCTGGCGGTCGCATCAGGACTGCGACCGGGTACAGGACCCCTATGCCGTGCGCTGCATGCCCCAGGTGTTCGGCGCGGTGTGCGACACGCTCGCGCATGCGGCCGGCGTACTGGCACGCGAATGCAACAGCGTATCGGATAACCCCCTGATTTTCGGTGAGGACGTGCTCTCCGGCGGGAACTTCCACGCCGAGCCCTTGGCCTTCGTCGCGGATTTTCTGGCGATAGCCGCCACGGAACTGGGCACCATGTCGGAGCGGCGTACCGACCTGATGCTGCGCAAGATCAATCCGCGCCTGGAGATGTTCCTGGCGCGCACGCCGGGGGTGGAGTCGGGCTTCATGCTGGCGCACGTGACCGCCGCCGCCCTGGCCTCAGAGAACAAGACGCTGGCGCATCCGGCCTCCGTGGACACCATCCCCACCTCGGCCGGGCAGGAGGACCATGTGAGCATGGCGCCCTGGGCCGGCATCAAATTGCTGCAAATCCTGGAAAACCTGCACCATATCCTGGCCATCGAGGCACTGGCCGCGGGAGCGGCCATCGAAGCCCAACGCCCATTGCACAGCACGCCCCAACTGGAAAAGGCCCTGGTCCATATTCGCGGGGTCGCAGCCGCGCATACCGGCGACCGGCGCCTCGACAAGGACATCAACCAGCTTGCCGCGCAACTGAGCCGGGGCTTGCTGACGGGCTGCCTGCCGCCGGACGCAAATCAGTCACTGCTGGTGTGA
- a CDS encoding DUF4382 domain-containing protein yields MSRLIARSAAALCALLLLTSCGGSGGNNNNLNIYVADAPIDNARSVIVSLTGITVTGDQGTQTFTFPASTPINFYQLQGGLSQFLISTTLPAGHYFSITLDFDAAPGTLDSNITLIGNGNTYPLVIPAGQPTSYTVPVNFIVFQNITANYTLDLDLRKSVITDPSNPNQYLLQPSLRAVSNNDYGLISGTVANTLVSSGCNPAVYIYSGNVTPTDVNINAPAGSVQPITSALVGVNGTISQFAFSAGFLPPGQYTAAFTCQANLDDPTKTDNIQFLATTTTTVAAGNTTYINLQ; encoded by the coding sequence ATGTCCAGACTGATTGCCCGGTCCGCCGCCGCCCTGTGCGCGTTGCTGCTGCTCACCAGCTGTGGCGGCAGCGGCGGCAACAACAACAATTTGAATATCTATGTTGCGGACGCGCCCATAGACAATGCCCGCAGTGTGATCGTGTCGCTTACCGGAATTACTGTGACCGGAGATCAAGGTACTCAGACCTTCACGTTCCCGGCATCCACCCCGATAAATTTTTACCAGCTGCAGGGCGGACTTTCGCAATTCCTGATCAGCACCACTCTGCCGGCTGGACATTACTTTTCCATCACGCTGGACTTTGACGCTGCGCCCGGCACGCTCGATTCCAACATCACGCTGATCGGCAACGGCAACACCTATCCGCTGGTGATCCCCGCCGGTCAGCCGACGTCGTACACGGTACCGGTGAATTTCATCGTGTTCCAGAACATCACCGCGAATTACACACTCGACCTGGATCTGCGCAAGTCCGTCATTACAGACCCATCCAATCCCAATCAGTATCTGCTGCAGCCGTCGCTACGCGCCGTCAGCAACAATGATTACGGTCTTATTTCCGGCACGGTGGCCAACACCCTGGTCAGCTCGGGCTGCAACCCCGCCGTATACATATACAGCGGCAACGTGACTCCCACCGACGTCAACATCAACGCCCCGGCCGGCAGCGTACAGCCGATCACCAGCGCGCTGGTGGGAGTCAACGGCACCATTTCGCAATTCGCGTTCAGTGCCGGCTTCCTGCCACCCGGCCAGTACACCGCGGCTTTCACCTGCCAGGCCAACCTCGACGACCCGACCAAGACCGACAACATTCAATTCCTCGCCACCACCACCACCACCGTGGCCGCGGGAAACACTACCTACATCAATCTGCAATAG
- a CDS encoding DUF4382 domain-containing protein, translating to MLRYARILVPLSFLLLIAGCNSSSDNGLLSLSLTDAPVDNAANVVVDITAIQAIPQNGSPITYTFPQPQQIDLLQLQQGVSTPLVNDWSLPPGQYIGLNVFVSADPSVPDSYIVLNDGNQYPLVALQPVNSTACGLPCANTAVLAIPLNFNVDSNENGAYVIDFDARKSVLPPATPGGTQYGLQPEGRMAAILDSGNIIGIVPNSLITPGCTPAVYIFAGANATPTDIDNNSPQATQPVTEETVTLNNNTGDYVFTGAFLPAGTYTLAFTCEAALDNPGTADNITFTFTGSVPVAAQTTFRVVLTSPNT from the coding sequence ATGTTGCGATATGCGCGCATCCTTGTGCCCTTGTCATTCCTGTTGCTGATCGCCGGCTGCAATTCTTCCTCTGACAATGGCCTGCTCAGCCTTTCGCTGACCGATGCTCCGGTGGACAACGCCGCCAACGTGGTGGTGGATATCACGGCCATCCAGGCGATACCCCAAAACGGCAGCCCGATTACCTATACGTTCCCGCAGCCACAGCAGATTGACCTGCTGCAATTGCAGCAGGGTGTATCCACCCCACTGGTAAATGACTGGAGTCTGCCACCGGGGCAATACATCGGCCTGAATGTGTTCGTCAGCGCAGACCCAAGTGTTCCGGATTCCTACATCGTCCTGAATGACGGCAATCAGTACCCACTGGTGGCGCTGCAGCCCGTGAATTCAACGGCCTGCGGCCTGCCCTGCGCCAATACCGCGGTACTCGCGATCCCGCTGAATTTCAATGTCGACAGCAACGAAAATGGCGCCTATGTGATCGATTTCGACGCACGCAAATCCGTGCTGCCGCCGGCCACACCCGGGGGTACGCAATACGGGCTGCAGCCGGAAGGGCGCATGGCTGCCATCCTGGACTCCGGCAACATTATCGGTATCGTGCCCAACTCATTGATTACGCCGGGATGCACACCCGCCGTGTACATCTTTGCCGGTGCCAACGCGACACCGACCGACATCGACAACAATTCACCGCAGGCCACGCAACCGGTGACCGAAGAAACCGTGACCTTGAACAACAATACCGGAGACTACGTGTTCACCGGTGCGTTTTTGCCGGCCGGCACCTACACCCTGGCGTTCACCTGTGAAGCCGCTCTGGACAACCCCGGCACCGCCGACAACATCACCTTTACTTTTACCGGCAGCGTACCGGTCGCGGCGCAAACCACTTTCCGCGTGGTGCTGACCAGCCCCAACACCTGA
- a CDS encoding MFS transporter — protein MFRLRLALADLHPATRRLLAARAVRSVAQGALVVDLSLYMHALHWSGLEIGLTLMAGGLVAAAFSMLIGVVSDRLQRKPFLLCNEGLTVLCGLAPLLSASPTLLVAAVIVGGFGRGRAGSAGPFAPAEQAWLAEVVPPEQRGWIYSLNSGLGFFGMTLGALFAITPSFLISGWGVHFAYSPIFMVIALGGIVNLWLLGGAPEQRVAPRILAASRTTPGNAEARRFENHILWRLFQLNTLNGLSIGLTSTLIAYWFALRYHIGPGEIAPLMAVTFLLAGVSAIVTGRITVRHGLVSSVIWSRAIGAVLLGILPLMPWFWLAAVVYMFRLATSGASVGARQAQVMVLVRDERRGLAASVNAASFQVPQSIGPGVAGPMIAAGMFLTPFYVAAALQVLYVIGYGRVFRRYAHAGTKSSDR, from the coding sequence ATGTTCCGTCTGCGACTGGCGCTCGCTGACTTGCATCCGGCCACGCGCCGCCTGCTGGCGGCACGCGCGGTGCGCAGCGTGGCGCAGGGCGCGCTGGTGGTGGACTTGTCGCTGTACATGCATGCCTTGCATTGGAGCGGACTTGAAATCGGCCTGACCCTGATGGCCGGAGGGTTGGTAGCCGCGGCCTTCAGCATGCTGATCGGCGTGGTCAGCGACCGACTGCAGCGCAAGCCGTTTCTGCTTTGCAACGAAGGCCTGACGGTGCTGTGCGGCCTTGCACCGCTGCTGAGTGCCAGCCCGACGCTGCTGGTTGCGGCGGTGATTGTCGGGGGATTCGGCCGCGGCCGTGCCGGATCGGCCGGGCCGTTCGCACCCGCCGAACAGGCGTGGCTGGCGGAAGTCGTGCCGCCTGAACAGCGCGGCTGGATTTACAGCCTGAATTCGGGGCTGGGATTTTTCGGCATGACCCTGGGCGCGCTGTTTGCGATCACGCCGTCATTCCTGATTTCCGGCTGGGGCGTACATTTTGCCTACAGCCCCATTTTCATGGTGATTGCGCTGGGCGGAATCGTGAATTTGTGGTTGCTGGGCGGTGCTCCGGAGCAGCGTGTGGCCCCGCGGATCTTGGCCGCATCGCGAACCACGCCCGGCAATGCCGAGGCCCGGCGCTTTGAGAATCACATCCTCTGGCGGCTGTTTCAGTTGAATACGCTCAACGGCCTGTCCATCGGACTGACCAGCACATTGATCGCCTACTGGTTTGCGCTGCGCTATCACATCGGGCCCGGTGAGATCGCCCCGCTGATGGCGGTGACTTTCTTGCTAGCCGGAGTGAGCGCCATTGTCACCGGCCGCATCACGGTGCGGCACGGACTGGTGAGTTCGGTGATCTGGTCGCGCGCCATTGGCGCCGTGTTGCTGGGCATCCTGCCGCTGATGCCGTGGTTCTGGCTGGCAGCAGTGGTTTACATGTTTCGGCTCGCGACCAGCGGGGCGTCGGTCGGCGCGCGTCAGGCACAAGTGATGGTGCTGGTGCGCGACGAGCGCCGTGGCCTGGCGGCCAGCGTCAATGCGGCTTCATTTCAGGTGCCGCAGTCCATTGGCCCGGGCGTTGCGGGGCCGATGATCGCCGCCGGCATGTTTCTCACTCCGTTTTACGTGGCCGCGGCGCTGCAGGTGCTGTATGTTATTGGTTACGGCCGCGTGTTCCGCCGCTATGCACACGCCGGCACGAAATCATCCGACCGTTGA